The genomic segment aaaaggaaattacCTGGGCGGAAGATTGAGGAGAAAGCTAAAGAAATTTTGGTGCGAATTTGTATTAAAACAGTAAACCCCCGATTTTCAGTTACCGTTGAAACTGTGTTTCGCTTTGAGCTGACTCCGGTTTTTAAGTCTTTTTCTGTTATTTTCCTGTTAAAGAAAAAGCGTAGCTTGGCTGCTACGCATGCGCGTGAACCATCTTATCCGAGCGCGTGCTTTTGGTATCTTTCTCGGGATCTAATCGCCTCGAGCATGATTCCCCCTCGTCAACCCAGCTAAGGCAACTActcttaattaaaagattcaTTATTCTATAATTATATCGGTCCaaaattatttgttaaatttaattattcacATTAAATGTAGGTTAGTTCcattatttatgattttaagttgtcattttcatgccaaaaaaattcaattatatcttttaaatttttaacttttctcATACCACAATGATTTATTGGTTTTAATTATTCTTCCATggacaacttttttttttacaaggaattaagttgttaattttacttaataaaattataaaagtactgataaatttgaacaagtaaattaattttaaatagtaaaattaataatctgtCTTCCTATAAGCACAGAAATTATTACAAAAtgttaattaagaaaaaaaaatcttaagaTAACatgtgaaaaaaagaaaactgtaAGAGATGTAAATAGAATTTACCATAAAAAAGTgtattcaaaaaaagaaaaaaaagatttatgaaaaattgaagaaaaatttgggAACGGACGCAAGGCCCAATGGTAAACTAGTAATAAATTAGAAAGATTATGTATTTCGTGTGGCCCGTTATCAGGTGGGCTAGGAAGCCCATTACAAACCAATAAGTTAAGAATTGGGCTTGAATTTGGCCGTAGGCCCATGACACCGCCATTCATCTCcatggttttgttttttgcatGGTGACGCAATGGATGAGCGGATAAAGTTTTTTATTACTAtaagaaggagaaaaaaaaaaaagagtctTCTCCtctaaaagaaagaaaagagagatgGGATGTTGACTGGAGTCCACGTGATGGAGTGGTTAATtcaaagctttctttctcccttGGCTTTTTGTCTATTAAGATTgatgaaacaaaagaaaatgacttCTCTCACGGGGAGGAAAGCCCTATTGCCCACCCGGCCCCTCACATTCTTCATTGTCAACATAACCATGTCAAGTACCTAAGCCTAGCCCCACTGTCATTTGATATTATGTCACAATTAATATCAACTTATAaagtattatttatttttaactcGTTCAAATTTATAATTCTATATTTTAATACACAATCGATCTAAAATTCATAACCctttttaaaagctatttgcacttttcattattttatgagCACTGCTCCAAGTCACGCGGAGTCACCCAAAGGTCGAAACCATTGAACTTTGTTTGGCCCTCGTTTTAGTCTATATAATCCAATCAAATTTTGCCATGTGTTCAAAGACAATCCAGCTCAGCCTCCGATTTCAAACTTTATTTTAACTTAGAGTCAATCTATAGAGGGTCAACAGGAACAATTCTTTATTCAAAGTGGGAAGACTAATAATAATCCCCTCCTTAATCTAAGATGCTATTGCCTAGATAAGACTAATCCTATATATTAACAATTCATCATTACTTAATTgtaggcaaaaaaaaaagcaaagcattaagtaattaattaatgaacaGATAGGAAGATGAGCTAAAAAGCACGATGAATAGGAAAAATTAGGAATCAATGGAattcttattattataaaGATGATATAAGAGTTCTCGTGTGGGTCTACAAAAGTAATGTGGTAATCATCTAGTGGcctaaataatataataaaattaagataaaaatgtaattatacataatacattgtcaatgataatatataaatactaTACATTGTTAAAGCATATGTAACGCATAAtgttatatatgtaaataatgTAACTTTGAAAACTTTCCTTCATATCACCAACTTAGAGCATGATATTCTGTAGGCCATATGAGGCATttaattgcattaattttgCTTCTTATTCATGTATGGGCTTCACATTGGCTTTGAATTGTTCCTTTCTTGACTTTAACACcacatttcttcttgattagaatttgaaattgtaatttttttaattaaaaattatgtcttattcaataattaattaaaccaTGCGAGTGGGTAATTTTTGATAACtatattagtattaattaattaccaTATATACTTATACTCCAtaatgaaaaagtaaaagtgTTTTGCAATGcaaaatgatttatagtgTGTCATaagagaaaatggaaaattcaataatgaaagaagaagTCTATTGATGCGAACATGGGGGTGGGCTCATGAGCTGAATCACCAGTAACCATCAAGCTTTAAGCTTATTGTACATTTCAATCGACCATGAACTATTGAATGgacattcatatatatttaattttatcgtACAATTTAAcagttcaaattttaaaaatttcaaaatctattgaccaaaaaaacctttaaaaataatcaatcacATTCAATTATTGGATTTATCAACAAgtaaaatgaaatcaattgtATATGGAAGAAAGGAAATGTTGTTGAATGTAGGGGTGGCAGATAAGACATTTGCACTTACTTTCAACATCAGTCGAATTCCTAATGTTCCACTTTCTATATGTgttgctctctctctcttatcATCTTCTTATGCTCCAATGGGAAATTCCCATTGCCCTAACAATTAAtcttataagaaatataaggAAATGCCCTGAAAATTTTTATGGGAAGAAAGAAGGAAGACTTTAACCTTTAGAAAAGCAACTAAGCACTTCCATGGGGGAAACCAATACCCACTCCATCAACTGTGTAAATTATATTGATCGAACCAACCTTTAAgcataaaatatatatctacTTCAGTTGCAGCAAAGTTGAGTGCTTGCAAACACGTGcaaatttttaatgttatctttgttttctttttttcattattttaagGTTAACATGAAGTTATCTGAATTCTTACACTGCTGGTTCAGTCCAGATGATGTAAGAAGAGCCGGCACGACTCTGATTAGACCTAAAAAggaagatgaagatgatgatCACCACCCCACCATGAGTTACCTCAAGAATAAATATTGTGAGAAAAGAGGACTGCTTGTGTTCACAAATTGTGAGCTGCCACTATGGGTTTTGCCTCACAGGGTTGGATAAGAAGAGAGAAGGAATATAACTGGCACTTGCATTTGGTTGGGGCATTTTCCTCCCCTCCCCATTCTCTATTAGCCACTTTGTTATTTAAATAGAAGCCTAGATGAGATAAGAAGTGTGAcccctttattttttttcagtaAAACAACAACAAGTTCATTATTAGAAGATTGTAAGATAAGAAATCACTAACCCCAAACAACAATTATTGCCTAATTGTCCAACTTTAGCCAAGCAAGTCCATGGTTTTATGGAAAATCATTAGGGAAAACAAAACCCAACCCCCCACTTTCGGATTGGCCTTGTCTTATAGCATTGAATCATTGCTAGGCCATCACATTGCACAGTACTATAGTAGTAATCTATTTAAATAGTACTTAAAGAATtcaaaatcaaactcattAATATCATGCAGCATATATACCGAATTGTCAAATTTACGACCGATTCAAGTGGCGATGATAGGTGTTTATAAACGATAAACAAGattagttaaatttaaattttaaaaaatatcaattaacattttttaataaaaaatctcACGGGAAGCATTTCATTGCTTATCAGAATTAGTATTTGTCTGACCATGTGATTCGTGAGGTTTAGAAGAGAAAAGCTCAATGCCCCTAAAcgtaattaatttaattaattttctttttggatgtAGTAAGCTCAACACCTTAAATACTAAACTTAATTAATGGGCAAGGGAGGCCTTGACTACTCTACCTCGGATCTATGTATGACTTTCGAGATTTGTGTTGTCTCTTAGTTTGGCACAATGTCGTATAATTGCAATGAATTCGACATTTTTGACCTAAAACGACAATCCATAAAAGTTTGATACAAGAAATGCTAGAAAGCGACCCCCTTTGTTCTAAATTTGGGGTCTCCTACCTTGCCCACGCCTTAAAAGGCTATGCTGAGGGAACATGCTAGGTTTAGTTAGCTATCTTTAAATAGAATATTGTACTTAATAATAGATGAATTCTGGAggattcaaattcaaatcatttgATGAATATCGACAAAAGAATTAGAAAAATATcggtaaaaaaaaattaatgaaaaggTATAATAAATATTGGAAATTTagaatgaaatatataaagctaaaatcatcaataaaacTACCCATTTAATcgaaatttttatgaatataaatttatatatattcgaTAAGTATGTTTTAACACTGTAAACATATGACACTGGGACAGGTTTTGGATCATTTTAACATGGTGGGATGTCGACACATGTAGTGGAAGATGGCATTTGTACAAGCCATCAACCAACAGCAATCCACCAAAAGGGAAACAAACATTGCTCTACATGATTTTGCTCTATTTCTTCTTTGGCTGTCATGGCATAGCATGTGCAATCATAAGGTCCATCACTTCCTCAAGCTGTCACTACTTAATTACTAGTGGACTATTTTTAGACTTTAAGGGTCTTTATTCTCATCATTTTGgaacctaaaaaaaaattccgaaacaaaaaaaatgttttaaccTCCGAATTATGCTGGAACTCGAACCTGATATCTTTTACGGttgaattaaaagatttaatcgattaaatcAATCGCtcattatataaataaaaaattagattaCTAATGTTTTGGGCACAACATAAAAGCATATTTAAGTACTTTTCCGAAATATAAAAAAGCAATCAGATATTCACCTTTAGATACTCAAATTACAGTAAGTGTCTCGCATTATTTCCAGGGGagggttaaaaaaaaaacaaaaaaaactttgCAGCACCTTCTTCAAATCAAACCATTTTGTTCTCCGTTATGAAACCCATTAATAtctccattttcttctttatccAAACCTTCTTTCATATAATACTCAAACTTTTCAACCACACACTCTGGCACTGATACTTGCACTCTCACCGCATCAAAATTACCAACCACCGGTAAAAACAAGCAGTAAATATCACTTGTCAAAGGGCCCATATGTAATGGCTTCCCTTCTCCCAAATCCAAATCCTCCAACCCCAACTTAGCCCATTGAGAAATTACCAGGCTCGAGGAAGTATCGGTTTTGACATCTTTGTCCTCCAACAAGTCGATCATTGACCTCACGTGATCGTCGGTTAGACTGGATTTGGCTTGCTGGATTTGCTTCACCCCGTGGTGTAAATTCGCGGTGACCAAGTCTTTCACCGCGGTCTCAGCGCAGGCGAGGACGAATCCATTGCCGTAATACCCCTGAGGCATTTCCGGGTTCAACTTGTTCCGAACGTTGACGGAGAACAGGAGCTTGACGTTGAGGGAAGGGGACAGGTCCAGGGATCGAACCCACGAGCGCCACGTGTGGGAGGCCAGGGCCTCGAAGGTTGTGCACTTGAGGGACGGGACGCACTGTCGTTTGAGTCGGAGGACGTGGGAAGCGGTGAACGTTGAGGATGTTGGCACCAGTGGCTGGGACTGTAAATACTGGTTGATGTCCACGTGGGCATCGTCTTTGGGGGTATTTTTGGTATATCCAAGGTGGGTGTGGGTTATTTGAGGAGGATGTCGGGGTTTCAACACGTGGCGGCTGTGGAAGGGTATGATGGGAAGATCGAGTGTTGGTTTGGTGATCGCGTGGGACCACGCGTGCAGGAACTGGGATGTGCCTATGCCGTCACATATACAATGATTAATCGCGGTGCAGAGGATCATACCTCCACAGCGGAGATTCGTTACCTGCACCatgaaaaattacaaataaattcaaagtccaaaagaaaatttaaggtaaagtttaattttacggataatttcaaatttgactaatttcttgaaataatttgtaaaaaaagaaaaataaagggtaaaaagaaaaaaaaggctcACCACCAACCGGTAGTGAAAGGAACACAAGAGAGAGGAGCAACGTCTTGGGgtcattttctttgaaaaagagCATGTACAATTTTCACAAAAGGCCAAAGGAAAACCAAAAGGGTACCCAAAAACGGTGCCGTCGGCAAATGCAATGAGTAATGGCAGGCAGAAGTCAGAAGGAGAAACAGCGTGACGTCGTTTGCTTTGTACGGAAGCAGAATTTTGATGGGGTCGGCGTTAGAAATGGAAAGATATAGTATTGTTACTAAACAGAAAAGATCACATTGAAGAACATGGAAATGGAACtatatttatctataattaGTAAAGTCAGAGGATTTTGGAGCATTTAAGCTAAGTTGGGAATCTGATCAACTTAAAatgatttcctttttttaattcccagattgaaaattgaataagaaaggaacaaaTGGAACCaagaattatttaattatcacTAAGGtcaatctttaaaaatatcaACTACTTTACCACTATTTCATAAGTTTGTCAATGGAAAACTACTACTAGTAAaggatgaaaaaggaaatgacATCTGACCTGAACTACAAGGGGAGGGATCTCAAGGAAAGTGTGAGCTTCAACCCTGTAAAGGAGCTTCCTCCAAGACCTGTTGGGTTTCCTGGAAATCTCGAGGAACTCATCGGAAGTGATATCCATGAAAGCATCAGCAAAGACGGCGCCTTCACCATTGCAATCAATTTCGAGCTTCTGATCGTCGAGTGTGCATGTTCTCAACCTCCCGGCTAACGGGTAGTAATCTACAAGAACTTTGGAGAGAGAATATCTCAAGATATCTAGGCTAACAGCTTTCTTGAAAAGGTAGAGATATTTAATGGAGAATCTGAGGAACTTTTGATCATCAAGGTTGGAGAGATACAGGGAATGCTTTGGGGTCGGGGTGTTGGGACAGATTAAAGTTGGCTGGTTTTGGTAAAAGCAATCTGGGAGTTCTGGAGATTTGAACATGTTCAATTACCTCTGCTCCTCCCTTTGATGActctttttgctctttgttCCCTGCAACAGTTGAGAAAGAAACacagagaaaaaagagagaggtcAGAGGAGTTCGATTGAAAGACAAAGGATGGAGAGAGAGATAGTGAGAGACAGAGAAGGCAGAGCTTTGTAGACTATAGTATGAGAGAAAAAAACAGTGGGACAGGAGAAGATCTACGGTTGGATATGGTGATAGTACGATCAGATTCCTTTAGGGAGGGGAAGAGAGGGGGAGAGGGCCAAGAAGTAAGAAGATAGCGCGCATATGTGTACTTATAACAAGCTAAAGCTCAatctttaattgttttttcatTTACCATACTTAAGCACTTTTCATTCACATGACAAaacctatttttcttttttttttttcgccctttttaattttattttttgggtaTCGCGGTGGAATCTTTTTTCCTGACTCAAACTCTGGGCTgctactatttttttttgggtctTGGAAAAACATGGACCTGAGCCTTTCTCTGAACCATCTTAACCCACCAACAACAGAGCAAAGCAGGGCGATGCTTACTGCCCAGGTTCTTGGTTTTAGCTCTACATTGAAAATTGGCCACATAGTATCAATATAAATTGATAAATCAtatcatatattcatatttgattaaatatcgaaaatacaaaatatatatattttataatttattgaaatatgtcccatttttttcaatttcattaatCATTACATGAAATGACttggaaaaaattttcaacccTAATTATGTATTATCTGTTAGTGGGGGGGAAAGTGTAAGATTCAATGGAGGCATGTAGAGCATCAGTCCGAAAAACATGCATTCATTATTCAGACACCATTGTATAAGATCTTTTACGATACGGACATGATATTCCAGGACAGCATCTGTGTTATTTAAAACCAttgcatttaaatttttaaatgaattgaTGGAAAACTGGTCTGGTCTTGATTTGGGGTTTGGGGGGTGTGGGTTGGTGTGTTCGGAAGCAGAAAAACAACGTATCTTGCCACAAGAAGGAACAGAAAGAGGGTGAAAAATCCAAAGGAAGGAATTGCCGAAATAATCTGAAGGGTTTGGCGAGTGGTGTGTGGGACAATTGGGGGACTGTGTTTCCTGTTTGGGTGTTAGGGAACTGCATCATCAGCTTCCAGAGTGGCCTTATGATGGACTTCATGTGCCTCTGTCTCACTTTGTGTACATTTAGCGTTTCAccgagattttttttattggaattatttcttatttaagaataataattaatcaccACAATCAACAATTAAaccatccaattatgataatTCCCCccacaagaaaaaggaagaaaaaacttgttttgaacTCTCTATAACCCAACtggtggattttttttttttgatggGAAGGCTGAATCTGAAATGTTAAATATCATTgggaaaaccaaaaaaagaaaaaaactaaagaaacCGACTTCTTTTGAAAGCATACCTTTAATTATGCTTAGGAATACTGATCCCATCAAACTTTGGCCGCCTCACcttatatttagttttaatattCGTCCCATCCAAACTATGCCTCGAAGTTCAACTAACGAAAAAAGATTCAGCATTCTCTCTTTATGCTAGTTGACACATTTAGCATTATGCTAATTTCTATATCTAAAGCTTTGTTTCGTTTCCAGTTTCAACAAAGCTTAGTTGATTATATGTACCAAAAAATAAAGCTTAGTTGATTGAAATGATTGAATGCGATTCCAACTGTCGACAACCCCGAGTAGTCAAAACGAAGCATCATAAATATATggtaatataaataaataaataaataaaaagaaaaaaaaaaggtagacACTTTGACGGGGGAAAGCAatattaaaaagtataaaactttaaagtcagaaagaaaagaaaatctgGGATCTGAGATCTGAGTAGTAGAGTTAGTTACCTTTTTGAGCAGAAAGGAGCAGGGAAACCTCTAAGTAGGCCATGGAACCCACTTTCGGAAGGCAACCGTGCTCACCAATTCCAAGCATGAGCGAGAGATTAGACCATTCAACTTACTTTTTTTAACTCTAAATTTGGATTTGGGGTAAAGAGGGAATCGAGTTCCGAAATCTATGCTACGGTCCTTGGAGATTTCCTGTGAACAGTGgaaatttacaaattttgatcaagttccCCCTACAAGTAAATTGCCCAGCAGTTCCAATCATCTGTCATTcggccccaaaaattgaatacAGTGGATATCACCATGTTTATGCAGTGGATATCAACTAGTTCGTTTGGAGACAAGCCAATCTCCAAATCCAATATTCCTCCCCTAGGACAAGACATGCCTAAGATGCTGATTCCAAAACACAAATGCATGGTGAATGGAGACTCAGGTGCACCAATGATAGCTTAGCCGGTGACGTTGAGTCAATTTAGTCGAGCCGACAGATCGGAATTTATCTATTTAAGGGATatcgaatttttttattttttttatattacagGTCATGTGCAGTGTATGAGCCATTAAGAAAGGAACTgacaaaggaaaaacaaagagaTGAGCTGCCGATAATCATAGTCGAGCAACGTACGAATTTGCTTCTGTGACATATCTCACCCACCGATATGGATTATAGGTATTTGATTTCTTTGCCATCTGCAAGTACTTAACCTGAGCACCACAAATTAAATAGAGATAAATAGTTTGAAAATCGAAATCATTCAAATCATACAGtaacatataaatatagaAATGTATAATTGAATCCAGCAGCCTCCATTAGATTTCTTTATGCTGTGATTTCAGATATTATACGGTGTAGATGATACAAGTATATGAAAATACACAACTTTCTGATTCACCTAGTTTCACCTGCAAGCTGTAACTAGGTGCATGAATGTTCGCTcccctttaattttttttttttggaaatttaAGTCAAGAAATCAATTACTTTTAGTTCCTACTTGTCCGTCAGCCACCATATAAGGTGATCGCAGCGTGTGGATGGAAATCACATGGAAGCAAAGAAATACAAATTTCCCTAAACATTGAGCATGTGTGCCTGTGCTTGCAGCACACGCATGTAAGGAAAGAAATGCCACCTAACAAGGGATAAGCATGAATGCCAACCTATTACTATACATTAACATGGGcaaaaatttccaattaaTATCGAATCTTGAGTGCTTTGCACATTATTTCAACAATAGAACCAAAAACAGAACTTAATTCTATTCATGCAAAGAACCAAGACATGGTCAACTTCTAACCTGAAGTCTTGAAGCATTGTACATTGGGATTGTGAAAGTCATGCTCACTGGCCCAGCTTCCTTGGTGATATTCCCTGTATCAAGTAACACACAACACTGATTATTATGAGAT from the Theobroma cacao cultivar B97-61/B2 chromosome 8, Criollo_cocoa_genome_V2, whole genome shotgun sequence genome contains:
- the LOC18591438 gene encoding omega-hydroxypalmitate O-feruloyl transferase; its protein translation is MFKSPELPDCFYQNQPTLICPNTPTPKHSLYLSNLDDQKFLRFSIKYLYLFKKAVSLDILRYSLSKVLVDYYPLAGRLRTCTLDDQKLEIDCNGEGAVFADAFMDITSDEFLEISRKPNRSWRKLLYRVEAHTFLEIPPLVVQVTNLRCGGMILCTAINHCICDGIGTSQFLHAWSHAITKPTLDLPIIPFHSRHVLKPRHPPQITHTHLGYTKNTPKDDAHVDINQYLQSQPLVPTSSTFTASHVLRLKRQCVPSLKCTTFEALASHTWRSWVRSLDLSPSLNVKLLFSVNVRNKLNPEMPQGYYGNGFVLACAETAVKDLVTANLHHGVKQIQQAKSSLTDDHVRSMIDLLEDKDVKTDTSSSLVISQWAKLGLEDLDLGEGKPLHMGPLTSDIYCLFLPVVGNFDAVRVQVSVPECVVEKFEYYMKEGLDKEENGDINGFHNGEQNGLI